One part of the Methylobacterium mesophilicum SR1.6/6 genome encodes these proteins:
- a CDS encoding DUF1328 domain-containing protein translates to MTLLKWALICFVISLIAGGLGFTGIASGAGSLARILFGLFLLIAIVIVVIAFAVGQAVF, encoded by the coding sequence ATGACCCTTCTCAAGTGGGCCCTCATCTGTTTCGTGATCTCGCTGATCGCGGGCGGCCTCGGTTTCACCGGCATCGCCTCGGGAGCCGGCTCGCTGGCGCGGATCCTGTTCGGCCTGTTCCTGCTCATCGCCATCGTGATCGTCGTGATCGCCTTCGCGGTCGGACAGGCGGTGTTCTGA
- a CDS encoding SDR family oxidoreductase: MRDKVCLVTGATNGIGYEIALGLARRGARVAIVGRDPGKTQACAATLRAAVPGAVVDAHVADLSAQDEIRRLAGALRDAYPRLDVLVNNAGAIFDRRTVTVDGIERTWALDHLGYVLLTLELLDTLKASAAAGAKPRIVNVASAAHYRGHIDFDDIEGTRRYGAMRAYAQAKLGNVLFTYALARRLRGSGITVNALHPGVINTGFAKNTGGLFGAAWSLMRPFLTSPEKGAETSLHVATAPELDGVTGRYYSRARPKTSSAESRDEAVQERVWALSLAQVGRSGSESGVGPGAG; this comes from the coding sequence GTGCGGGACAAGGTCTGCCTCGTCACCGGGGCGACCAACGGCATCGGCTACGAGATCGCGCTGGGGCTCGCGCGCCGCGGCGCGCGGGTCGCCATCGTCGGGCGCGATCCCGGGAAGACGCAGGCCTGCGCGGCGACGCTGCGCGCCGCTGTTCCCGGCGCCGTCGTGGATGCGCACGTCGCCGACCTGTCCGCGCAGGATGAGATCCGGCGCCTCGCCGGCGCGCTCCGGGACGCCTATCCGCGGCTCGACGTGCTGGTGAACAATGCCGGCGCGATCTTCGACCGTCGCACGGTGACGGTGGACGGGATCGAGCGCACCTGGGCGCTGGACCACCTCGGCTACGTCCTGCTCACCCTCGAACTCCTCGACACCCTGAAGGCCTCGGCCGCGGCCGGGGCCAAGCCGCGCATCGTCAACGTCGCCTCGGCGGCCCATTACCGCGGGCACATCGACTTCGACGACATCGAGGGCACGCGGCGCTACGGCGCGATGCGGGCCTACGCGCAGGCCAAACTCGGCAACGTGCTGTTCACCTACGCGCTGGCCCGGCGGCTGCGCGGCAGCGGCATCACCGTCAACGCCCTGCACCCGGGCGTGATCAATACCGGCTTCGCCAAGAACACCGGCGGCCTGTTCGGCGCGGCTTGGTCGCTGATGCGGCCCTTCCTCACGAGTCCGGAGAAGGGCGCGGAGACCTCGCTCCACGTGGCGACCGCCCCCGAACTCGACGGCGTCACCGGCCGCTACTACTCCCGTGCCCGGCCGAAGACGTCCTCGGCCGAGAGTCGCGACGAGGCGGTTCAGGAGCGCGTCTGGGCACTCAGCCTCGCGCAGGTGGGCCGGAGCGGGTCAGAGAGTGGTGTCGGACCGGGCGCTGGCTGA
- a CDS encoding cation diffusion facilitator family transporter: MAHESTGAIYAAAGANLAIAAAKFVGGALTGSTAMLAEGVHSVVDTANQVLLLVGMKRAEKPADARHPFGYGREIYFYAFVVALMIFLGGGLFAIYEGIERVRHPEPDVDAELLGYRVPGIWVNVAILGFAIAAEGTSFFVAMRQFWAEKGKHSAVRAIRRSKDPTLFTVLAEDTAALIGLLIALAGVALSHLLEMPSLDGWASVGIGLVLVGMAGFLMIETHGLLIGEAADPEIVAAISELARAEPGVLHVNEVLTQHLGPSDILVNLSIDMTDDLSAGEVESLVTRLDRALKQRSPDVTRVFIEIQQQGEHKVRAAA, from the coding sequence ATGGCGCACGAGAGCACGGGGGCGATCTACGCGGCGGCGGGCGCCAATCTCGCCATCGCGGCGGCGAAGTTTGTCGGCGGTGCGCTGACGGGCTCCACCGCGATGCTGGCCGAGGGCGTGCACTCGGTGGTCGACACCGCCAACCAAGTGCTGCTGCTCGTCGGCATGAAGCGGGCCGAGAAGCCGGCCGACGCACGACACCCATTCGGCTACGGGCGCGAGATCTACTTCTACGCCTTCGTGGTGGCGCTGATGATCTTCCTCGGCGGCGGCCTCTTCGCGATCTACGAGGGGATCGAGCGTGTCCGCCACCCCGAGCCGGACGTGGACGCCGAGCTCCTCGGTTACCGGGTGCCGGGAATCTGGGTGAACGTCGCGATCCTCGGCTTCGCCATCGCGGCCGAGGGCACGTCCTTCTTCGTGGCGATGCGCCAGTTCTGGGCCGAGAAGGGCAAGCACTCGGCCGTGCGGGCGATCCGGCGCAGCAAGGATCCGACCCTGTTCACCGTGCTCGCCGAGGATACCGCGGCGCTGATCGGCCTGCTGATCGCGCTGGCGGGCGTCGCGCTGTCCCACCTCCTGGAGATGCCGAGCCTCGACGGCTGGGCCTCGGTGGGAATCGGCCTGGTGCTGGTCGGGATGGCCGGCTTCCTGATGATCGAGACCCACGGGCTGCTGATCGGCGAGGCGGCCGATCCCGAGATCGTCGCGGCGATCTCGGAACTGGCCCGCGCCGAGCCGGGGGTTCTCCACGTCAACGAGGTGCTTACCCAGCACCTTGGCCCCTCCGATATCCTGGTCAACCTCAGCATCGACATGACCGATGATCTGAGTGCCGGCGAGGTCGAGAGCCTCGTGACCCGCCTCGACCGGGCACTGAAGCAGCGCAGCCCGGACGTGACCCGGGTGTTCATCGAGATCCAGCAGCAGGGTGAGCACAAGGTGCGGGCGGCGGCGTGA
- a CDS encoding HIT family protein, giving the protein MADARYDPDNIFAKILRGEIPCHRVYEDAHTLAFMDVMPQGEGHTLVIPKAPARGLLDAAPDSLAALTASVQKVARAVKAAFQADGLTLFQFNEPAGGQTVFHLHVHIIPRREGVPLKRHEGGMADNTVLAEFAARIRAALEGQG; this is encoded by the coding sequence ATGGCCGACGCCCGCTACGACCCCGACAACATCTTCGCCAAGATCCTGCGGGGCGAGATCCCATGTCACCGGGTCTACGAGGACGCGCACACGCTCGCCTTCATGGACGTGATGCCCCAGGGCGAAGGCCATACCCTGGTGATCCCCAAGGCGCCGGCCCGGGGGCTCCTCGATGCCGCGCCAGATTCACTCGCGGCCTTGACGGCGAGCGTCCAGAAAGTGGCGCGGGCCGTGAAGGCGGCGTTCCAGGCGGACGGACTGACCCTGTTTCAGTTCAACGAGCCGGCCGGCGGGCAGACCGTGTTCCACCTGCACGTCCACATCATCCCGCGGCGCGAGGGCGTGCCTCTGAAGCGCCACGAGGGGGGCATGGCCGACAACACCGTTCTGGCCGAGTTCGCCGCGCGGATCCGCGCGGCACTCGAAGGGCAGGGCTGA
- a CDS encoding PilZ domain-containing protein yields MSEHRREARQRVFLKGRIVFNNGASSFDCLVRDMSATGARLMMSDATTLPDAFDLYIPQKDRTYRATLRWRREDGIGVVFEQKLRTAAAPPDPAATDASVSALLKRIGELETENAALRRLLATMAQKDEAASAA; encoded by the coding sequence ATGTCGGAGCATCGCAGAGAGGCGCGCCAGAGGGTCTTCCTCAAGGGCCGCATCGTGTTCAACAACGGCGCATCGAGCTTCGACTGTCTGGTGCGCGACATGTCCGCCACCGGCGCGCGGCTGATGATGAGCGATGCCACCACCTTGCCGGATGCCTTCGACCTCTACATTCCGCAGAAGGACCGGACCTATCGCGCGACCCTGCGCTGGCGGCGGGAGGACGGCATCGGCGTCGTCTTCGAGCAGAAGCTCCGGACCGCCGCCGCGCCTCCCGATCCGGCGGCAACCGATGCGTCCGTGAGCGCGCTGCTGAAGCGCATCGGCGAGTTGGAGACCGAGAACGCTGCCCTGCGGCGGCTGCTCGCCACCATGGCGCAGAAGGACGAAGCCGCCAGCGCGGCCTGA
- a CDS encoding NAD(+) synthase, translating into MSPATSESPARFRSLYRHGFARVAACTGRSHPAEPGRNADAILDLARTCHDTGAALAVFTELGLSAYAIEDLLLQQTLLDAVEEAAARVIAESANLRPLLLVGAPLRWRHRVYNCALAIQGGRLLGAIPKTFLPNYREFYEKRHFASGAGIVGETIRVAGREAPFGTDLLFPAEDLPGLVVGVEICEDLWVPEPPGMRAALAGATVLANLSGSPITVGRAESRALLSRASSMRGACAYVYAAAGQGESTTDLSWDGQTSIDELGVRLAEGERFPEGPVATLADIDLDLIAQERLQAGSFDDDARRHALPYRRIPFRLSAPEADLGLIRRIERFPFVPADPSRLAQDCYEAYNIQVAGLAQRLQATGTRKAIIGVSGGLDSTHALIVIAKAFDRLGYPRSDILAYTLPGFATSNATKTNAHALMKSLGCTAAEIDIRPAAKQMLADMGHPFARGEAVYDVTFENVQAGLRTDYLFRLANHAGGIVVGTGDLSELALGWCTYGVGDQMSHYAVNAGVPKTLIQHLIRWVIGNGEVGPDEARTLQAVLDTEISPELVPVDQDDSPQSTEGTIGPYALQDFNLFYTLRYGFRPSKIAFLALHAWGDRERGSWAPDFPETKRVAYDLPEIRRWLGVFLTRYFGFSQFKRSALPNGPKVSAGGSLSPRGDWRAPSDGSARIWIEELNRNVPET; encoded by the coding sequence GTGTCTCCAGCCACCTCCGAATCGCCGGCGCGCTTCCGCTCCCTCTACCGTCACGGCTTCGCCCGGGTCGCCGCCTGCACCGGCCGCAGCCACCCGGCCGAGCCGGGGCGCAACGCCGACGCGATCCTCGACCTCGCCCGGACCTGCCACGACACGGGGGCCGCGCTGGCGGTCTTCACCGAGCTCGGCCTGTCGGCTTACGCGATCGAGGACCTGCTGCTCCAGCAGACGCTCCTCGACGCCGTCGAGGAAGCTGCCGCCCGGGTGATCGCCGAATCGGCCAATCTCCGCCCGCTGCTACTCGTCGGCGCGCCGCTGCGCTGGCGCCACCGCGTCTACAATTGCGCGCTGGCCATCCAGGGCGGCCGCCTGCTCGGGGCGATCCCGAAGACCTTCCTGCCGAACTACCGGGAATTCTACGAGAAGCGCCACTTCGCCTCCGGCGCGGGGATCGTGGGCGAGACCATAAGGGTCGCGGGCCGCGAGGCGCCGTTCGGCACCGACCTGCTGTTCCCGGCCGAGGATCTGCCGGGCCTCGTGGTCGGCGTGGAGATCTGCGAGGATCTGTGGGTGCCCGAGCCCCCCGGCATGCGGGCGGCACTCGCGGGCGCCACCGTGCTGGCGAACCTCTCGGGCAGCCCGATCACCGTCGGCCGGGCCGAATCGCGGGCGCTCCTATCCCGAGCGTCCTCGATGCGGGGCGCCTGCGCGTATGTCTACGCCGCCGCCGGCCAGGGCGAATCGACCACCGACCTCTCCTGGGACGGCCAGACCAGCATCGACGAGCTCGGCGTGCGGCTGGCCGAGGGCGAGCGCTTCCCCGAGGGCCCAGTGGCGACGCTCGCCGATATCGACCTCGACCTGATCGCCCAGGAACGGCTCCAAGCCGGCAGCTTCGACGACGACGCGCGGCGCCACGCCCTCCCCTATCGCCGGATCCCGTTCCGGCTCAGCGCCCCGGAGGCCGATCTCGGACTGATCCGGCGGATCGAGCGCTTCCCGTTCGTGCCGGCCGACCCGTCGCGCCTCGCCCAGGATTGCTACGAGGCCTACAACATCCAGGTGGCCGGCCTCGCCCAGCGCCTCCAGGCGACGGGCACCCGAAAGGCCATCATCGGCGTCTCGGGCGGCCTCGATTCGACCCACGCGCTGATCGTGATCGCGAAGGCGTTCGACCGGCTGGGCTACCCGCGCTCGGACATCCTGGCCTACACGCTCCCGGGCTTCGCCACCTCGAACGCCACCAAGACCAACGCCCACGCGCTCATGAAGTCGCTCGGCTGCACGGCCGCCGAGATCGACATCCGCCCCGCCGCCAAGCAGATGCTCGCCGACATGGGCCACCCGTTCGCCAGGGGCGAGGCGGTCTACGACGTGACCTTCGAGAACGTGCAGGCGGGCCTGCGCACCGACTACCTGTTCCGGCTGGCCAACCACGCGGGCGGGATCGTGGTCGGAACCGGCGACCTGTCGGAGCTGGCGCTCGGCTGGTGCACCTACGGCGTCGGCGACCAGATGAGCCACTACGCGGTCAATGCCGGTGTGCCCAAGACCCTGATCCAGCACCTGATCCGCTGGGTGATCGGCAACGGCGAGGTCGGGCCGGACGAGGCGCGCACCCTGCAGGCTGTCCTCGACACCGAGATCTCCCCCGAGCTGGTGCCGGTGGATCAGGACGACAGCCCACAGAGCACGGAGGGCACGATCGGCCCCTACGCGCTGCAGGACTTCAACCTGTTCTACACGCTGCGCTACGGGTTCCGGCCCTCCAAGATCGCCTTCCTGGCACTCCACGCCTGGGGCGACCGGGAGCGCGGCAGCTGGGCACCGGACTTTCCCGAGACCAAGCGGGTCGCCTACGACCTGCCCGAGATCCGCCGCTGGCTCGGCGTGTTCCTGACCCGCTACTTCGGCTTCAGCCAGTTCAAGCGCTCCGCGCTCCCGAACGGACCGAAGGTCTCGGCCGGCGGCTCCCTCTCGCCGCGGGGCGACTGGCGCGCGCCCTCCGACGGGTCGGCGCGCATCTGGATCGAGGAGCTGAATCGAAACGTCCCCGAAACTTGA
- a CDS encoding DNA translocase FtsK: MALRASLTRRLSGSPAGLPARPAYGTAGRRAEPSWLTPPGAMVGREAFERAPRAVAPEAHWPAQVFDDRASLDALDAFDAPAFESRIDRSASSPGVLVRQPRRPAAIAPDYAPEAGPVETPVAAPAPAAPSVRYTRTPDSVLQERRQRALEAERVALERARAEAQAAALALETERAAREEAERERVERERIATADAERTFAPALAEVAAPDVEPVPLWRQPFVAPPGVRFFRTPDRRPVRPAVELAASTAAITPVAAVSDVSASVEAAAEVPARDWSDLPDWSEVQPWFDGGDWSSVEAWSTLEAQPAEAAPIPAAVQAASDERFVSMTGDIAHLRSLPPRPVYVLDRLVRFDQPPRPADGQDNGTEAGLRTDAAASIRSAFLPPVASPAASGLSLVFGPGSAAAEPPAAAAAEAPRRAPALSAMAARAAIRAAGQPGVVPPAAPVQPEALPVPVAERAEAERVVIPMTPRPVLLRGKLAPQPEPVPAEIEAGPISADGVAADVEAGVEAVEAVAETPAAVAVPMVAPRAHLIPAGRHLEIAPIENADYELPSLELLALPAPGGSEEVDADVLEQNALNLQQTVQDFGVRGDILAVRPGPVVTLYELEPAPGTKSSRVIGLSDDIARSMSAVSARVAVVPGRNVIGIELPNDTRETVYLRELLASADFAESKHKLALCLGKNIGGEPIIADLARMPHLLVAGTTGSGKSVAINTMILSLLYRLKPEECRLIMVDPKMLELSVYDGIPHLLSPVVIDPKKAVIALKWAVREMEERYKKMAKIAVRNIDGYNARMKEAREKGETITRTIQTGFDRHTGEAVYEDEAMDLAPLPYIVIVVDEMADLMMVAGKDIEGAIQRLAQMARAAGIHLIMATQRPSVDVITGTIKANFPTRISFQVTSKIDSRTILGEMGAEQLLGQGDMLFMAGGGRTTRVHGPFCSDSEVETVVAHLKRQGRPSYLDAVTADDSPEEQPKEGGRSGRGKAAAADKAERSDEPEEEAPVFDIGAFAAAAGGESDDLYKQAIEVVLRDQKASTSYIQRRLQIGYNRAASIMERMEIEGIVGPANHAGKREILVAGAPHMSSGMANGMYDDE; this comes from the coding sequence ATGGCGCTCCGCGCGAGCCTCACCCGCCGCCTGTCCGGCTCCCCGGCCGGGCTGCCCGCACGGCCGGCCTACGGGACCGCCGGACGCCGGGCCGAGCCGAGTTGGCTCACGCCGCCCGGCGCGATGGTCGGCCGCGAGGCCTTCGAGCGCGCCCCGCGCGCCGTGGCGCCGGAGGCCCACTGGCCGGCCCAGGTCTTCGACGACCGGGCGAGTCTCGACGCCCTCGATGCCTTCGATGCGCCGGCCTTCGAGAGCCGGATCGACCGCAGCGCCTCTTCGCCGGGCGTGCTGGTGCGCCAGCCGCGCCGCCCCGCCGCCATCGCCCCCGACTATGCGCCCGAAGCAGGGCCGGTCGAGACGCCTGTCGCCGCGCCGGCTCCGGCCGCACCTTCGGTTCGTTACACCCGCACCCCCGATTCGGTGCTGCAGGAACGCCGCCAGCGCGCCCTGGAGGCCGAGCGCGTCGCCCTGGAGCGCGCCCGCGCCGAGGCGCAGGCCGCCGCCCTGGCCCTCGAGACCGAGCGGGCTGCCCGCGAGGAGGCCGAGCGGGAGCGGGTCGAGCGCGAGCGGATCGCCACCGCGGACGCAGAGCGCACCTTCGCGCCGGCCCTGGCCGAAGTCGCCGCGCCGGACGTGGAGCCTGTGCCCCTGTGGCGCCAGCCCTTCGTCGCGCCGCCCGGCGTCCGCTTCTTCCGTACGCCGGACCGCCGGCCGGTCCGGCCCGCCGTCGAGCTGGCCGCGTCCACGGCGGCGATCACCCCGGTCGCGGCCGTGTCGGACGTCTCCGCGTCTGTCGAGGCCGCCGCCGAGGTCCCGGCCCGCGACTGGTCCGACCTCCCGGACTGGTCCGAGGTCCAGCCCTGGTTCGACGGTGGCGACTGGTCGTCCGTGGAGGCCTGGTCCACCCTGGAGGCGCAGCCCGCCGAGGCCGCTCCGATCCCGGCGGCCGTGCAGGCCGCCTCCGACGAGCGCTTCGTCTCGATGACCGGCGACATCGCGCACCTGCGTTCGCTGCCGCCGCGGCCGGTCTACGTGCTCGACCGGCTGGTGCGGTTCGACCAGCCGCCGCGCCCGGCCGACGGGCAGGATAACGGCACGGAGGCCGGTCTGCGGACTGACGCGGCCGCGTCGATCCGGAGCGCCTTCCTGCCGCCCGTCGCGTCTCCGGCGGCGTCCGGCCTGTCGCTGGTCTTCGGACCCGGCAGCGCTGCGGCCGAGCCCCCGGCTGCGGCTGCGGCTGAAGCCCCGCGCCGCGCCCCGGCCCTCAGCGCTATGGCGGCCCGGGCGGCGATCCGCGCGGCCGGTCAGCCGGGGGTCGTGCCACCGGCAGCTCCGGTCCAGCCCGAGGCCCTCCCGGTTCCGGTCGCCGAGCGCGCCGAGGCCGAGCGCGTGGTGATCCCGATGACGCCGCGCCCGGTCCTGCTCCGCGGCAAGCTTGCGCCGCAGCCCGAGCCGGTCCCGGCCGAGATCGAGGCCGGGCCCATCTCGGCTGACGGTGTTGCGGCGGATGTGGAGGCGGGTGTCGAGGCGGTGGAAGCCGTCGCGGAGACGCCTGCCGCGGTCGCAGTGCCGATGGTCGCGCCCCGGGCGCATCTGATCCCGGCCGGCCGCCACCTTGAGATCGCGCCGATCGAGAACGCCGATTACGAGCTGCCGTCCCTCGAACTGCTCGCCCTGCCGGCCCCCGGCGGCAGCGAGGAGGTCGACGCCGACGTGCTGGAGCAGAACGCCCTCAACCTGCAGCAGACGGTCCAGGATTTCGGCGTGCGCGGCGACATCCTGGCGGTGCGGCCCGGGCCGGTCGTCACCCTCTACGAGCTCGAGCCCGCGCCGGGCACCAAGTCCAGCCGCGTCATCGGGCTGTCGGACGACATCGCCCGCTCCATGTCGGCGGTCTCGGCCCGCGTCGCGGTCGTCCCCGGCCGGAACGTGATCGGCATCGAATTGCCGAACGACACCCGCGAGACGGTCTACCTGCGCGAATTGCTCGCGTCGGCCGACTTCGCCGAGAGCAAGCACAAGCTTGCGCTGTGCCTCGGCAAGAACATCGGCGGCGAGCCGATCATCGCCGACCTCGCGCGCATGCCGCACCTCTTGGTCGCCGGCACCACCGGCTCGGGCAAGTCGGTGGCGATCAACACCATGATCCTCAGCCTGCTCTACCGGCTCAAGCCCGAGGAGTGCCGCCTGATCATGGTCGACCCCAAGATGCTGGAGCTGTCGGTCTACGACGGCATCCCGCACCTGCTCTCCCCCGTCGTCATCGATCCCAAGAAGGCGGTCATCGCCCTCAAGTGGGCCGTGCGCGAGATGGAGGAGCGCTACAAGAAGATGGCCAAGATCGCCGTCCGGAATATCGACGGCTACAACGCCCGCATGAAGGAGGCCCGCGAGAAGGGCGAGACCATCACGCGCACGATCCAGACCGGCTTCGACCGCCATACCGGCGAGGCGGTGTACGAGGACGAGGCGATGGACCTCGCGCCGCTGCCGTATATCGTGATCGTGGTGGACGAGATGGCCGACCTGATGATGGTGGCCGGCAAGGACATCGAGGGGGCGATCCAGCGTCTGGCGCAGATGGCGCGGGCGGCGGGCATCCACCTGATCATGGCGACCCAGCGCCCGTCGGTGGACGTGATCACCGGCACGATCAAGGCCAACTTCCCGACCCGGATCAGCTTCCAGGTGACCAGCAAGATCGACTCGCGCACCATTCTCGGCGAGATGGGCGCGGAGCAGCTTCTGGGCCAGGGCGACATGCTGTTCATGGCCGGGGGCGGGCGCACGACGCGGGTGCACGGGCCGTTCTGCTCGGACAGCGAGGTCGAGACCGTCGTGGCGCACCTCAAGCGCCAGGGCCGGCCCAGCTACCTCGACGCCGTCACCGCCGACGACTCGCCTGAAGAGCAGCCCAAGGAGGGCGGACGGTCCGGACGAGGCAAGGCCGCCGCGGCCGACAAGGCCGAGCGGTCCGACGAGCCCGAGGAGGAGGCCCCCGTCTTCGACATCGGCGCCTTCGCGGCGGCGGCCGGCGGCGAGTCCGACGACCTCTACAAGCAGGCGATCGAGGTGGTGCTGCGCGACCAGAAGGCCTCGACCAGCTACATCCAGCGCCGGCTGCAGATCGGCTACAACCGCGCCGCCTCGATCATGGAGCGGATGGAGATCGAGGGGATCGTCGGCCCGGCCAATCACGCCGGCAAGCGCGAGATCCTGGTCGCCGGTGCGCCGCACATGTCGAGCGGCATGGCGAACGGGATGTACGACGACGAGTAA
- a CDS encoding LolA family protein, producing the protein MIGRRTRTAGSLIAAGLWLATASNPAEAQVGAFIDSLFGHKEEPAPQPEAARPAPAPAKKPAPKAKEASKEAGKDASREAAKDAPKTGSLKGGKGADKAEHKAAEPKVAAVGAPVAIAPSEPADAATLLAQANAYFNGINTLTGSFMQIGADGRRIGGKLTLAKPGRLRFDYDQPSPLEVVADGTSVAVRDRKLNTQDLYFIAQTPLKFLLREKIDLARDLTVTDVSNDPGGVRISLEDRTTLGGTSKIQLVFDPEVKTLSQWRITDPQGYITTVQLSNLQKGKGVDGSAFFINYGRAEDKAMQQQIQQSQQ; encoded by the coding sequence ATGATCGGCCGCCGCACCCGCACAGCCGGCTCCTTGATCGCCGCCGGGCTGTGGCTCGCGACCGCCAGCAACCCGGCCGAGGCGCAGGTCGGCGCCTTCATCGACAGCCTCTTCGGCCACAAGGAGGAGCCCGCGCCGCAGCCGGAGGCCGCTCGTCCCGCGCCTGCACCGGCCAAGAAGCCGGCTCCGAAGGCCAAGGAGGCGAGCAAGGAGGCCGGCAAGGACGCCAGCCGAGAGGCCGCGAAGGACGCGCCGAAGACCGGCAGCCTCAAGGGCGGCAAGGGAGCCGACAAGGCCGAACACAAGGCCGCCGAGCCCAAGGTGGCGGCGGTGGGCGCGCCCGTCGCGATCGCCCCCTCCGAGCCGGCGGATGCCGCCACCCTGCTCGCCCAGGCCAACGCCTATTTCAACGGGATCAACACCCTGACCGGCAGCTTCATGCAGATCGGCGCCGACGGGCGGCGGATCGGCGGCAAGCTGACGCTCGCCAAGCCCGGCCGCCTGCGCTTCGACTACGATCAGCCCTCGCCCCTGGAAGTCGTCGCCGACGGCACCTCGGTGGCGGTGCGTGACCGCAAGCTCAACACCCAGGATCTCTACTTCATCGCCCAGACGCCGCTGAAATTCCTGCTGCGCGAGAAGATCGACCTCGCCCGTGACCTCACCGTCACCGACGTCTCCAACGACCCCGGCGGCGTGCGCATCAGCCTGGAGGACCGGACGACGCTGGGCGGCACCTCGAAGATCCAGCTCGTCTTCGATCCCGAGGTGAAGACCCTGTCGCAGTGGCGGATCACCGATCCGCAGGGCTACATCACCACGGTGCAGCTGTCGAACCTGCAGAAGGGCAAGGGCGTCGACGGCAGCGCGTTCTTCATCAATTACGGGCGC